A DNA window from Castanea sativa cultivar Marrone di Chiusa Pesio chromosome 7, ASM4071231v1 contains the following coding sequences:
- the LOC142643051 gene encoding uncharacterized protein LOC142643051: protein MATSTSTSWFLSNSLPLPQRLFPSPPCPRFPSFSLSFPLRSSANHRKFQTLVLASSSAASFDDLSSNSKKSVLSNLIQEIEPLDVGHIQKDVPPMTVDAMKRTISGMLGLLPSDQFQVLIEALWEPLSKLLVSSMMTGYTLRNAEFRLCLERNLDMQEGNPEKQIPENSRLDLQGLLLDNASIINLSGEHEFSSKFEKFTEDLSENFDIQDLGEMSPEAQHYILHLQSRLSLIRKELHEVKRKSAALQMQQFVGEEKNDLLDYLRSLQPEKVAELSEPTSPELKEIIHSIVHGLLATLSPKMHSKAPPLSENSPTGIVNVGSEDCAELVENTSLQFQPLISLTRDYLARLLFWCMLLGHYLRGLEYRMELMELLSLPSTAENDASSGEQVA from the exons aTGGCAACCTCTACCTCTACCTCCTGGTTCCTCTCCAATTCTCTCCCTCTTCCTCAGCGACTCTTTCCTTCTCCTCCATGCCCTCGCTTCCCTtccttctccctctctttcccTCTTCGCTCTTCCGCAAACCATAGAAAATTCCAAACCCTAGTCCTCGCCTCTTCCTCCGCCGCCTCTTTTGACGACCTCAGCTCCAACTCCAAG AAATCGGTTCTCTCAAATTTGATACAAGAGATAGAGCCATTAGACGTGGGCCACATTCAGAAAGATGTGCCACCAATGACGGTGGATGCCATGAAACGGACTATATCTGGCATGTTGGGCTTACTTCCATCTGATCAATTTCAGGTTCTCATTGAGGCGTTGTGGGAACCTCTCTCAAAGTTATTGGTTTCTTCAATGATGACTGG GTATACATTGCGGAATGCTGAATTTAGGCTTTGCCTTGAAAGAAACCTTGATATGCAGGAAGGAAATCCTGAAAAACAAATACCAGAAAATAGTAGACTTGATTTACAAGGGTTGTTGCTTGACAATGCAAGTATAATTAATTTATCTGGAGAACATGAATTTTCttccaaatttgaaaaattcacTGAAGACTTGTCTGAGAATTTTGATATTCAAGATCTTGGTGAAATGTCCCCTGAAGCTCAACATTATATTCTTCATTTGCAGTCTCGTTTATCTTTAATAAGGAAG GAACTTCATGAAGTCAAGAGGAAAAGTGCTGCGCTTCAAATGCAACAGTTTGTTGGGgaggaaaaaaatgatttgcTGGACTACTTGAGATCTCTACAACCGGAAAAG GTAGCTGAATTATCAGAACCTACATCTCCTGAATTGAAAGAAATAATCCACTCCATCGTTCATGGTCTCCTTGCCACCCTATCTCCCAAGATGCATTCTAAAGCTCCTCCTCTGTCAGAGAATTCCCCAACTGGAATAGTAAATGTGGGGAGTGAAGATTGTGCTGAGCTTGTTGAGAACACCTCACTGCAATTTCAGCCCCTCATTTCACTAACTCGGGACTACTTGGCACGTCTCCTCTTCTG GTGCATGCTGTTGGGGCACTATCTCCGAGGCCTGGAGTATCGGATGGAGCTGATGGAACTCTTATCCCTGCCAAGTACTGCTGAAAATGATGCTTCTAGTGGCGAGCAAGTTGCTTGA